The Arcobacter arenosus genomic interval CAACTAGACAATAACTTATCTAATTCTGCTTTTAAATCTTGTAATTTTTTTGTTGATTTTAATAACTCTTCGGTTGATTCAATTACTATATCTTCACTTCTATCAATTTGACTCATAACTTCAGATTTATTTTCAATTTCACTAATTAAATTATCAAACTCATCGGTTAAACTTTCAAGTTTTTCTGATGCTAGTTTAGATTGTTCTAAAGCATTTTGTGAATAATTTACTGCACTTGAAACTTTTGAGATAAATTGATTAAAGTTATCTGCCATCTCAACAAACTCTTTTTCACCTTCAACTTTTATTGGTGCCATCTCATTAATATTTTTAGTTCCAATCTCTTTAGCTTTTTCAATAAACTCATTTGCATGACTTTGTATTTGTCTTAATTGTATTAAAGAATAAAGTGAGAATATAAATAAAAAGGCAAAAGCAGTGTATTGGAAATTTTTAATAAAATTAGTTTTTTCCTCTATATAATTAGTATAAAGGGTAACAATCTCATCTACTTCAAATAGTAATTCATTATTTGCTTCATTAAAGTAAAGTAATAATGAGTTGATTTTTTGTGTATCATTTTTTAAAATTGCTTCTTTAAACTCTAAAGAATTTTTATAAAAAACATTCCATAAAACTTGAACTTTTTCAATTTGAGATTTGATACTATTAACAGGTGCTTCTGCTATATTAAGAGTTTTATTTCCATCTTTTAATGTTGCTAGTCCAAAGATAAATTGAGAAATTGCCTTATCCATCTCTGTAAAATTTTTTGATTTTGTTTGATTTATTAAATATATGTTTTTAGTAATTCTTTGAGTAAGCATTCTTTGTTTACCTGCAATATTTACAATCAAGGCATCTTTAGTGTTTTTGTAATTAAGATGTATTGTAATAGAGATAACTGTAAATATTGTTATCATCAATAATGCACCTATAACTTTTATTTTATTACTTACACTTTGAGTTTTCATATTCCAACTCCCATATATATTCCTTTTAATTCATCATAATTATTTATTATTATCTTACCCTTATCTATGTCAATGGTTCCATTTCTAGATAATCTTTTTAAAACCCTTGATAAAGTTTCAGGTTGGATATGTAAAAGAAGTGATACTTCTGTTCTTTTTAAATCATTAAACATATCTAAATCATTTATTAACATAAATGCAACCTTTGATGTTGCATCAAAAACCAACTCTCTGTTTATAATACATTGGAGCTGTTGATTTTTATATATTAATTCTTCAACAAATTTCATTACAAGTTCATTTTGATATAAAAAACTCTCTTTGAATTGTTTATAATCAATTGATAAAAGTGTACTCTCTTTTATAAACTCTGCATTTGAGAAACACCTAACTTGATTTTCCTCTAAACTTGAAAGTTCAGATATCATAGTATTAGCATATACATAATATAAAAAAATCTCATTATCATATTTATCAATTTTGTAAACTTTTATTTGACCTTCTAATAGAAACAATAATTTATCCGTAGTATCAGCTTCATAATACAAAATTGAATCTTTTTCATATCTTGAAATATGACTTATCTCTTTTAATACCTTTAATTCCTCTTCACTAATATGTGAAAAGAGATTGATACTTTTTATAGCCTCATCTAATTTCATTTTTCTCCCTGTATTCCCAACATCAGATATTGTATAAAAAAAAACTTTTAATATCATTGATTTATATCAACTTCAGAATAACATTTTAAGGAATCTGTATATATACTTCTTGAATGAAAACAATAAATAGATTACAAAAGCATGAAATTTTTAATGGCTTGGAACAAAATGAATTAGAAAAAATAGCCCAAATCACCATAACAAAAAATTTTGATAAAGACCAGATAATTTTCTATGAAACAGAAGAACCTAAATATTTTTATCTACTAAATAATGGGGTAGCAAAGGTTTATAAAGTTGATTCAAAAGGAAATGAGATAGTTTTGCATAATTTTGCAGCTCCAACTATGATAGCAGAAATGGCATCCATTGAAAACTTTAAATTCCCTGCAAGTTGTGTCGCTATGGATAATTGTGAGTTTCTTCTAATAAAAAAAGAGGAATTTGTTAAACTTTTAAAAGCTAATCCTGACATCTCTTTTCATGTAATTAAATCATTAACAAGAAAAATCAGAGGAATGGAAGGTCTTTTAAATAGAAGTTTAATTTTTGATGCCACAACAAAAGTTGCTCACTATATAATTGAACGTACTGACGATTTTATTATGAAAAAAAATAAAGAAGTGGCAAATGAGTTAAATATGACTCCAGAAACTCTATCAAGAGTTCTTAAAAAACTTAAAGATTTAAATATCTTAGATAAAGATAGAAATATACTAAATAAAGATAAATTAGAAACATTCTTAGACTTTTAATTCATTGATTTATATCAATGAATTTATTTATATTTTCATATATTATTCTTAAAAAAAAGGATGATATATGAATGTAAATGAATTTATGACAAATGACCACAGAGCTTGTGACGAACAATTTGCTAATCTTGAAAATATGATTGACCAAGGAAATTTTGACAATGGTATATCTATGTTTGAAGAGTTTCATGAGCATATGATAAAACACTTCGATATGGAAGAAAAAGTTATGTTCCCAATGTTTAATGAGGCACAAAGTGAAGGTTGTAATCCAACTCAAGTTATGATAATGGAACACAATCAAATGAGAGCTTTATTAAATAAAATGAAAAGTGCTATCCAAGTAAAAGATAAAAACTCTTTTTTAGGTCTTAGTGAAAATCTAATGTTTTTAGTTCAACAACACAATATGAAAGAAGAACAAATAATGTACAACTTAGTTGATAATGCTTTAGATTCACAAGAAGTTATAAACAAAATGAACGAGATTTAAAATGTTAAAAGAGATTTTACTTGATTGTACAATGCTTGAATCACCAGAGCCACTAAATTTGGTTATTCAAAACCTTGGAAATATATCTAAAACAACTTATATAAAAATGATCCATAGAATGCAACCAATGATGTTATTTAATATCTTAGATCAAAATGGTTTTAAATATATAACAATGGAAGAAAACAATCAAGTTGAAATCTATATATTTAAAGAAGAGTTCTATGAGGAGCAAAAAAGATGTATACAGGATTAAGCCTAGACCAAGCTCCACCATTTGAAGCACCTTTAAAATTTTTCTTAACAGCTCCACTTTTTGCAACATTGGCTGGAATAATTGTATTTTTTTTAGATGACTTAAATATGTTTGCAAGGCAAACTATTGGACTAGTACATATCTTAACAATTGGATTTATGATGATGATTATATTTGGAGCATTACTTCAAATGCTTCCAGTAGTTGCAGGAGCAGTTATAAAAAAACCAAAAATAGTAGCAAATACAACTTATAGTTTTCTATTAATAGGGGTTATATCATTTTTTCTTGGTTTTTATTTTTATGAAAAAAGTGCTTT includes:
- a CDS encoding type IV pili methyl-accepting chemotaxis transducer N-terminal domain-containing protein, which codes for MKTQSVSNKIKVIGALLMITIFTVISITIHLNYKNTKDALIVNIAGKQRMLTQRITKNIYLINQTKSKNFTEMDKAISQFIFGLATLKDGNKTLNIAEAPVNSIKSQIEKVQVLWNVFYKNSLEFKEAILKNDTQKINSLLLYFNEANNELLFEVDEIVTLYTNYIEEKTNFIKNFQYTAFAFLFIFSLYSLIQLRQIQSHANEFIEKAKEIGTKNINEMAPIKVEGEKEFVEMADNFNQFISKVSSAVNYSQNALEQSKLASEKLESLTDEFDNLISEIENKSEVMSQIDRSEDIVIESTEELLKSTKKLQDLKAELDKLLSSCSIDKKA
- a CDS encoding Crp/Fnr family transcriptional regulator, with amino-acid sequence MKTINRLQKHEIFNGLEQNELEKIAQITITKNFDKDQIIFYETEEPKYFYLLNNGVAKVYKVDSKGNEIVLHNFAAPTMIAEMASIENFKFPASCVAMDNCEFLLIKKEEFVKLLKANPDISFHVIKSLTRKIRGMEGLLNRSLIFDATTKVAHYIIERTDDFIMKKNKEVANELNMTPETLSRVLKKLKDLNILDKDRNILNKDKLETFLDF
- a CDS encoding Crp/Fnr family transcriptional regulator produces the protein MKLDEAIKSINLFSHISEEELKVLKEISHISRYEKDSILYYEADTTDKLLFLLEGQIKVYKIDKYDNEIFLYYVYANTMISELSSLEENQVRCFSNAEFIKESTLLSIDYKQFKESFLYQNELVMKFVEELIYKNQQLQCIINRELVFDATSKVAFMLINDLDMFNDLKRTEVSLLLHIQPETLSRVLKRLSRNGTIDIDKGKIIINNYDELKGIYMGVGI
- a CDS encoding hemerythrin domain-containing protein; translation: MNVNEFMTNDHRACDEQFANLENMIDQGNFDNGISMFEEFHEHMIKHFDMEEKVMFPMFNEAQSEGCNPTQVMIMEHNQMRALLNKMKSAIQVKDKNSFLGLSENLMFLVQQHNMKEEQIMYNLVDNALDSQEVINKMNEI